The following is a genomic window from Engraulis encrasicolus isolate BLACKSEA-1 chromosome 13, IST_EnEncr_1.0, whole genome shotgun sequence.
acttttatatattttatGTGCGACGATATATTTTAATGCTGATATATTCCAATAAATCTATCACAAGGTAAGAATGCTTAGTGAGAAATAGGATTATGCTTCTTTGGGTGGAATTGGTGTTTGCAGCTTCTTTGGTGAAGAGTGCCGGTCCACCTGTCTCCTTAGTCTGTCCATTTGGGCGATGAGTCCATAGAGAGGCTTTATGTTCTGGTGACTGGGCATGTGCTGATAGTCGATGTGTGTCTGGATTCTGTCCAGGAGAGAGTAAATCTCCAGACATTTAATTTGGAGATGCTTCTGCAAGGTGTCTGGTACTGGCAGGTCTACGCCTTCAGGGTACATAAGCTGTTTcacacacagggaaaaaaaacacatatttgTATATTACTACTGGACAGCATTTCCTTTCCCCCCACTACCATAAATAACTCAGTTGACTTTAACTGCATCCCAGATAGCAGTAAACTCACCTTGAGTTTTGCACCCACATTAAAGCGCACGCGGCATGTGCCGTGGCTAAAGGTGAGGTATATGCGCTCCTGTGTTAGTATGCGGAGGCTGATAAAGGGattgagggagagatagagaggctgaAACGGCAGCGGATGAATGTCTGGCTCAAGGTCATGCCAGCTCCAATGTTGCTTCAGAGCGCCGTTCTCGCTGCAGTGGAGCCCCTCCAGCTGGTTTAGGTTCACCCTGCAGGACAAGAGGCCACACACTAACTCACCATGACCACGCATACCACTCACATCACATCGCCTCTGTCATTAGCACCAAATATAATAAGTACTCTACAGTATAGTAGGTGCATTAGTCAAAAAATATGTCATGACATTCTGATATACTGCATCACCTAAACATAGCAACCACTGACCTCTATTAATACTAGACGTCATTGATAAAAACATAGACCAGTTTTCAAAAACTACCCCAAAAGGAAATCAGTAGTTATGTAGCCTATGCCTTGTATGTCTTTCACTAAAAAAAAGGATTCTGGTAACGTTGTGTAGCACAGAATGATTGAGATGCTGCATACCATATGAGTCCATTGGGATGATAGCAAGTTGAATGGCCTTTGGATGTGAAGATGGCCTGTATACTGGGCTGGCAGGGGTTGTCCTCTAGGACCGTGTATGTGAAATCACCTGCGCCCACAGTGGAAATGGTGACAGCGATACAGCCTGAGGGGTAACTACATGTGATAAGGACAACTCCGCCTAATAACTTTTACAATAAAATCCATGTGAGATTGTAAAGGTGGCTCACATACGGTATGTAGCAAGGAAAACAGTGAATTAACAACTTTTACAGACAAACTAGTCTCTGATTATTATGCTATTACTCTATTATTATATTGTAACActattatttaaagggacactgtgtgagatttttagttgtttatttccagaattcatgcttcccattcactaatgttaccttttttatgaatatttaccggcaccatcaaattcaaagtgttaattatgactggaaaaattgcacttttcatacatgaaaagggggatcttctccatggtccgccattttgaatttccagaaatagccatttttagctgcaaaactgactgtacgtgggccatactagaaaatattagtttattattttgtaaactttcatgaaaagatcaaattaggcaataggcaacccagtttcaatgagcaggatagttgcagtaccttttttgaccatttcctgcacagtgtccctttaaatatcacCAGGTTATTCTCATctagctttattctcatctgcctttggtgaatagttagttaattacacactgtctataacacaatatagtttttttttctcctcttttctttattctttagcacattgaacGATATTTatttatgataatgtgctatacaaatatttttgattgattgattcgttATACCTATGCATTCCATACAATTACTTTGGCCTCACAGTTTAAGAGTTGTGTCAATTAGAATCAGGGATttgtaattaatcattagttggcAACCTGCAAAACAGGTTGGCCATCACATCAGATCTTGTCTACACctactcacagaatatgtttttgtacAATTGCCTTTTCATTAGttctttttcttttagtttttagttttcccctccctgatattacctgtgttatatgtgtcttgagtTATCCTTGTGCGcactatgtgtatttatgtaagctactcgACAcctgataccccccccccccccccccccccgcccccccccactaCTCCACTCTAGATCTGTCTTGGTTTACGCAAAGGAGCTTCCCGTCATTTGCAAAGGATACAAAACATTGCCTGTCCCGTCTGGAAATATGGTGAGGAAAGGCCCGCCGTCTGGATAAAGCCTTAGCAGCACTTCCTTCCGCtatgaaatgacacaaaatgccACAAAATGCCagtcattattattatgtgtCCCGTATTCAGCTGTCTGGGCAGTAGTAAATCCCTCAAAGTGACAAAACGGTGACaaacacatactgtgtgtgtcacaggAGCTTCTCCGCGCACACTGAAATAGTCAACAGGAAGTGTATCTACGCGGTGAAAGTCAGGCTCCTCGTGGATGGTCCAGTCGCCGTTTGACAGTCTGTAGGATATGGTTTTGATCTGCTGGCCACCTTAAATCAGAGGCAGAAAAAATATGACACATCCATCCTCATAGTAGGTATCTCATTGTGCAAGTACAGTATGCTTGAAACATAAGtagatgttaaagggacactgtgcaggaaatggtcaaaaaaggtactgcaactatgctgctcattgaaactgggctgcctattgccaaatttgatctttacatgaaagtttactgcgtaaaaaaacaaatcttttctagtatggtccaagtacagtcatttttgcagcttaaaatggctatttttgggaattcaaaatggcagaccatggagaagatcccccttttcatgtatgaaaagtgcaatttttccagtcgtaatgaatacttagaatttgatgctggtggtaagtattcatgagaaaggtaacattagtgaatgggcagcatgaattctggaaataaacaactaaaaatatcacacagtgtccctttaagtctctaTACATTCAGAAGATTtgctgaagaaagaaaaaaaaaaacaatcaactcACAAGGTAAAAGGCGATTCTGATGGCCTGTAGTCTGCGCCCTTTGAGCCTCGAATTCTCTTAACCTGGAATTTGTGGTGAAGACAGAGGCAAGAAGAAGGAGAGTcagtcagagatggagagaggagaatagaggggcAAAATTGCCAATGAATGTGGACTGCATTTGTTTTTCCGCAGAAATAACTGATTTGTCACATAGACTTTAAATCTTTTTCCCAgacctctgctctgctcgctcCTTAGCGGCCCGTTTCTGCTGTTTGCTCATGAATGGTGGATGAGGGCCAACATCAATTTTCTTATCCACTTCAACGCCAGCCAGAGCCCTCTCCTCCTGGAGTATGAGCATTCTCACCGACTGGGCTTTATCGCAGCAGAAGAGCTGGGCAAACCAGAGCAAGAAGGACTTATATTATAGCGCTCATCGGAAATTCACTCAGTCAGTGTGTTGACAATTTATATATAGGAAAAATGTTGTTCCATATAGTCTGGAGTACAGGGATTTCTATTTCTACTCATTTTTATGCAAGGGTGTACTTGTGTTTTGTGATATATTCAGTttagtgtatactgtatatgtgattaTTTAAAGGATTTTGGACAtaccatttttaaaatgtgcgtTGGTCTATTTTGCATGTGTTGTTTTTCAGAGTGGATTCAAAAGCctatactgtacagcagtggtctccaattatttttctccaagggtcaAATAATGTAGcacaagtgaggctgcgggccaaaccaacgccccaacccaatgagaaaccagttagatgtctggacagagaacagatttttccTTCTTGTCAATCTCTGTTATGAGACAGTAAGATTaggatctaactctctgtgaatgctttggagagatatgtcCCACTGAAGTTTTAGAGATCGAAAACcatacacatttatgttttcatttgttctgacctcatggcaggccaaaGTGTTTGCCATGCCGGGCAGGATTTGGCCCACGgccgggcctttgtttggagaccaaggctgtaCAGCAACCAATGGTGCCACATACAAGAGGTCATCAGTGGAGGCATAGTGGCATATTGACAGACCAGAGGATCTATCTGTATGAGAGTGTGTTTACCTGTTCTGGAGTGGCCTCCATGTGCTCCAAGTTCTCCAGATTCTCTCTGCTGACGAAGGACGTGGCTGGCTGCTGGCAGTAGACACACAggatgctctctttctctttacgcATCCCAGGCTGCCTGTCGACAGGGCTCTGAAGGGACACCAGCATTATTAGttgtttctttttccttttgtgtttaaactcactcttttttttcaagtcaagtcaagtcaagcttttattgtcagtgtcttcatatgcacaggtcatacaaggaaaattaaattacgtttctctctctataccatgaaaggacataaacatacacagaACTGACATTTACATCATCAAACGTGTTGTCTATGACATATTTTGGTGAGAAAGTCACTGGGCATTTGAACCATACCTTATAACGAACTGGAGGTTGTTTTGACTCTGGTCTATaagcaaggagagaggggggccctacATAAGGTATTCCATACGCCTTATTCTCTTGCTTGTTTGATTGATTTTTCTCATCTTCAACATTCTGCTATAAGAGGAAGCAAAAAAAGTTTTGGGCTGCGCAAATTGTGATGCGAATTTAATATACATTTACTTATCATGTGTTTTTCGTACCCCTTTGGTATCTGGACTAGGGGTTGCTGATTCCCGGACAGATGGGATGATGTCCTCAACTGGTGGTGTTTCAGATAACTCCTCAATGACTATATGTGCTGTGGACAGAAACTGGTCCATCAGTCCAatccagcagtaggcctacattttatgaaACTATAAGTTTAGCCTCAGTGCTTACTTAAATAAATTCTAACCTGAGGAGTCGTCTTTCTGTTGTCTTTCTGACTGCTCCCAATCCCAATCCGTTTGAGTCACAGCACTGGCTACGGTGATGACTCTGCCATCCACTGTCTGCACCTCCATTATCTCTGGTGAGTCAAAGAGGCTGTGGCATGGAGCACTGAAGACTTTAGAGATTTAGTGTTGCTAGGGCGAGATCATTTTATATGCCCACTGATAAACTTAGTACACAAATTGCAACGCTATTCCAACATCTTACCCAATTGTGTTTTGATCCAGAGAAACTGTtcttgttaatgtattttccatttcaGCTATGAAACACAAAATACATCAttttagtgtaggcctatttgtggctGAGTTAATTTAACAACATATTAAATGCCTACATGGGAGGCTTTTTTTCTACCTATGGAATATTGTCAGATTCGTGAAGGAATCAGATAGATTTTACCTGATGTTTCAGATGAAGGCTCCGTTTTTGAAATCTCCTCATTTGACATCTCCGTATCTGGTGAACTTTGACGCCTCTCCTGTGTCGAGGGCAGAGTGGCGGAGAGCTCACTCCCTCCCGGATCCGCAGAAGGCTCGCTCATTTCGCTCGAGAGCCTTTTGAAACGAAATCAGCTCACCTGATGGCGTAGCCTACACATTATTCTACGCAAGTTGGTAACTTCTTTGCAGGTATTATCCCCACTTGTTTGCTATTGATTAGAACTAGATGCGGTGTTTGGAGGACGTTCTTGACAACAGACTGTATAAACAGCATTATTACGTTTACCAAATAGACGTTTAGAACAGCAGGTGTGGAATGAATCAGGGATAGAGTCTGTAAAGCGCACGATGAATTGAGCTATAGGCCTGTTGCAACACCCCTAACTAGTCCAGGTGCTAAGATAATGAACAGTAGGACTCGCCCTAAACATAACATGACGACACATATGAGGAGTCGTGTGTTTGGATGCTCTTACCTTACCTCCTCTGCCTATGCGGCAGGCAGTCTTTTAAAAAGCCTACTTTTCGTCCAGAGTTTAACGGTGGATGAGTGAATGGCGACTGGCTTGACCAGTTATTTCAGGCGCATGCACGATTTGCAATTATTGATCTAAATGTGCAGAGAAATGTAGACTGGCACCTTGAACAGAACTGTAACCAGCGTCTTCTAGTGCCCTGAAATGCCAAATTTGAATGACTGCTGAAATCTGTCCAGAAGCCTGGTTGGTTTCTTGATGTCCTCATTGAATCACATTCATGTGCATAGGATATTAGTTTCCAGTAATTTCTCATACAGGTGTGTCTACTGCTCTAATAAAATTCTGaacattattttattattatctcctgtaggcctatctttcacCTGATTTCACCCTCTTCAATAATAAGTCTGGCCTTGCCACCCATACACTTTTACTCGAATTCTCTTCTCCCTATAGGTCTGCATTCAAAGATGCGTCTTGCCCCCAAACCCCTatgtgaataacagctcacattttACTACACCAATGGCAATTGTGTGTCAAatgttcatttattttatttttttgcctggggccccagctcaccctagagtcgcctctgctTGCATTTACCATCAACCTGGGCTACTATATAAGATTGTATGCTCCACCAGGGGTTACCAAACTTTACCATTACAAGGGCCCCCCATAt
Proteins encoded in this region:
- the LOC134461589 gene encoding glutamate-rich protein 6-like isoform X2, with translation MSEPSADPGGSELSATLPSTQERRQSSPDTEMSNEEISKTEPSSETSAEMENTLTRTVSLDQNTIGLFDSPEIMEVQTVDGRVITVASAVTQTDWDWEQSERQQKDDSSAHIVIEELSETPPVEDIIPSVRESATPSPDTKGNVEDEKNQSNKQENKAYGIPYVGPPSLLAYRPESKQPPVRYKSPVDRQPGMRKEKESILCVYCQQPATSFVSRENLENLEHMEATPEQLFCCDKAQSVRMLILQEERALAGVEVDKKIDVGPHPPFMSKQQKRAAKERAEQRLREFEAQRAQTTGHQNRLLPCGQQIKTISYRLSNGDWTIHEEPDFHRVDTLPVDYFSVRGEAPVTHTRKEVLLRLYPDGGPFLTIFPDGTGNVFYPSGCIAVTISTVGAGDFTYTVLEDNPCQPSIQAIFTSKGHSTCYHPNGLIWVNLNQLEGLHCSENGALKQHWSWHDLEPDIHPLPFQPLYLSLNPFISLRILTQERIYLTFSHGTCRVRFNVGAKLKLMYPEGVDLPVPDTLQKHLQIKCLEIYSLLDRIQTHIDYQHMPSHQNIKPLYGLIAQMDRLRRQVDRHSSPKKLQTPIPPKEA
- the LOC134461589 gene encoding glutamate-rich protein 6-like isoform X1; the protein is MSEPSADPGGSELSATLPSTQERRQSSPDTEMSNEEISKTEPSSETSAEMENTLTRTVSLDQNTIGLFDSPEIMEVQTVDGRVITVASAVTQTDWDWEQSERQQKDDSSAHIVIEELSETPPVEDIIPSVRESATPSPDTKGQNVEDEKNQSNKQENKAYGIPYVGPPSLLAYRPESKQPPVRYKSPVDRQPGMRKEKESILCVYCQQPATSFVSRENLENLEHMEATPEQLFCCDKAQSVRMLILQEERALAGVEVDKKIDVGPHPPFMSKQQKRAAKERAEQRLREFEAQRAQTTGHQNRLLPCGQQIKTISYRLSNGDWTIHEEPDFHRVDTLPVDYFSVRGEAPVTHTRKEVLLRLYPDGGPFLTIFPDGTGNVFYPSGCIAVTISTVGAGDFTYTVLEDNPCQPSIQAIFTSKGHSTCYHPNGLIWVNLNQLEGLHCSENGALKQHWSWHDLEPDIHPLPFQPLYLSLNPFISLRILTQERIYLTFSHGTCRVRFNVGAKLKLMYPEGVDLPVPDTLQKHLQIKCLEIYSLLDRIQTHIDYQHMPSHQNIKPLYGLIAQMDRLRRQVDRHSSPKKLQTPIPPKEA